The segment acacacacacacacagacacagacagacacacacacacagacacagacagacacgcacacacacacacacacacacagacagacacacagacacagacagacacacacacacacacacacacacacagacagacacacacacacacacacacacagacacacacacacagacagacacacacacacacagacacagacagacacagacagacacacacacagacacagacagacacgcacacacacacacacacacagacacagacagacacacacacagacagacacgcacacacacacacacacacacacagacacagacagacacacacacagacagacacacacacacacacacacacacacacacacacacacagacacagacagacacacacacagacacagacagacacacacacacacacagacagacacgcacacacacacacacacacacacacacacacacatacagacagacacacacgcagacagacagacacgcacacacacacacagacagacacaaagacacagacacacacacagacacacacacagacacacacacacacacacacacacacacacacacacacacacacacagacagacacagacagacacacacacagacacacacacacacacacacacacacacacacacacacagacacacacacagacagacacacacagacacacacacacacagacagacacgcacacacacacacacacacacacacagacagacacgcacacacacacacagacagacagacacgcacacacacacacagacacagacagacacacacacagacagacacacacacacacacacacacagacacagacagacacacacacacacagacacagacagacacacacacagtgagcctCCGCTGCCGTACACACTGCAGAATAACATTAAAGCCACTCAAACACAGTCAGCCGAAGGCTCTATTTGTACTCAGCACTCGTGCACTCTTTACATCTTCGAGGCGGCGGCGCTCCTCCTGCTGCTGCTGGATCCTCTTGTGTCTGTCGGCCAGCAGCTGTCTCTTGTAGTTGTCCTGGTTGTGTGTTTGCTGgagcaggtgtgtttgtgtgtgtgtctcctgcTGCAGACGCAGGAACTCCCGTCTCAACAGGGACTCTCCAGGAAGATTGACTATAGAGctgtgtgaacacaaacacgTGAGGTGAGCCACGCCAGACCCAGAGACACGTCAACCATGTGACCCGCTCACCACATCTCATCCCACAGAGACACGGACCTACAGTACACTGATATGAGCTTCATTTCACTCGCTGTGGCACTACGTCATCCAGCTACCTGTGGATCAGGACACTCAGTTTGACACGTCAAATGTTCGTGCGAAGCCACGCTGGTGAACACAGTGATGCTTCACAGGGGCTTCATCAGTAAAAATCTGCTTTGACACAGTCTGTATTGCATGGAGCGCTATACACATAAAGCTGACTGGACTTGACTCATTCAAATCCataaatgataatattttatcataattgttttttttaaaactgttccTTTCCTGTACGATGTGAACATCCTCCATTCATCTACACTCTAGTGTTGATCTCAGAAGAACATAAAGCAAGCTTTGCAACCGATGGAGGAAATGAGTCTAGTTTTTTGGACAGCGATACGAAGGATTCCTATAGAGACATACCTGGGTTCACCTTCATCTTCATTCATagcatcttcttcatcttcactgccGCTGTATTCATATTCCATCCCCTCTGTTAACATCCATCATAAACAGAGGAGCATTAGGATGTGTCTCACGATCAAGGACAGAGTCACCAGTGAGAGAGCAGTGTGTAAGTCACCTTTCTCTGTCCTCCTCTTCCTGGTCCTGTCCAGGTGGTCTTTGAGCGTGATGCGCACCTGTCGCTCGTTGGGAAGGTCTCTGATGAAGGAGTGGCGCAGGAGCGTTTCTGTGGACGGCCGCTGGAGGTAGTTCTTCACCAGACAGCTGTCCACAAACATCTGAAACCTCTTCGACCTTGAGGAGCAGTGAACAGCATCAGTGACTCTGTGGATGTGTGCCTGTAACAAACAGAAGTCATCTCACCATTTCTTGGACTTGAGTCTGGGAGAAGGGTTTCGTGGGATGAGGAACAGTGCTCTCATGGGATGCAGGTCACACAGGGCTGTGGAGAAACACAGcggtcacacacaaacactgcgtCGGATGTCAGTTGTGTAGAGTTGTTGGAGCTGGTAAACTCACGAGGCGTTCCCTCGGCCATCTCTAGAGCGGTGATGCCCAGAGACCACACGTCGCTCTGAAACATGCGGTGAAACACAGTCAGTGATGGGAAGCTGTTCAAGCACTGATGTGTAGCTGATGTACTCACCCTGTAGTCATACGTGGAGTCAGGGTTGTCGTCGCACGCGATCACCTCCGGAGCCATCCAGTACGGCGTCCCGATGAACGTGTTTCTCCTGCCGATCGTCCTGTCCAACTGAGCACTGACGCCGAAATCCACTGGAAAACACCACAAAACACTGTGTCCAGCAGCAGCTGATTCAGGGCACTTCTCCTGCTCATGTACACTTACTGTGTGTTATAACAGAGCTGCTGTTTAACACTGTTTAAACACCCCTAATGGGAAAAAACACGAAACTGTAgctcaaatacatttattttgtatgctAAAAAACTTTTGTATATGTATGTGCTTGATATAAATACCCTGTAATTGTAGTTTTGGTGTGCTAAACCACTAATGTTGTGCTGAATGCACTTTGATGAGGTGCTGAGGTCAACTATATCTGATTGAGCTAAAGCTGCACTTCACATATCCAAAGATCATACAGTTcttatattaaaacacattttacattGTGCAATCATGTTTCATTATATCAACATTTATGTAAAGTAAAAGTACCATAATGAATTAAAACAAACAGTAAGCAGAAGCAGACGTGGTCTGAAGGAGATCAGGTCCAGTGTGCTCACCCAGCTTGATCTCAGCGTTCTCCGTCAGCAGCACGTTCTGTCCTTTAATGTCTCGGTGGATCACGTGATGAGTGTGCAGGTGTAACAgaccctgagagagagagagaagaacagaGCTCAGGACGCTCCAGGAGACGTCCAGACGGCATCTACATGATCATGAGCTTATCTGTGTTCTTCAAGCCATCTAATGTTCACTTGTGCTGGACAGCAGGTTCAGAATCACTTCTCATTACAGGAGGATGTTTTTAAGAGATCAGCTGTGATCACTCACTCTCAGAATCTCTCTGCAGATGTAGGAGATCCAGTCCTCCTTCAGACAGCTTCCTTTGGTCTTCTTCAGCAGGTCTGTGACCGAGCCAGCGCCGCAGTACTCCATCAccagctgaacacacacacacacattcagcagCTCACTTCATACGGCACAGACGTCTGACCGCAGCAGCTGCATCAGGTCCACCAGGAGCCTCTTTGATTCTTCTTCCTCGTGAGATTACTACTGTATCTCATAAATAAGTGCAGTTATCTCGTGTAAATGCACATGTGACATGAAATGGgtgcactgtccctttaagatgagGATGACTGCAGACCTTATAATAGAAGCTGCTTGTGC is part of the Carassius carassius chromosome 33, fCarCar2.1, whole genome shotgun sequence genome and harbors:
- the LOC132114083 gene encoding mitogen-activated protein kinase kinase kinase kinase 4-like encodes the protein MARDFPTTSLSNIELASLRDPAGIFELIEVVGNGTYGQVYKGRHVKTGQLAAIKVMEVTEDEEDEIKLEINMLKTHSHHRNIATYYGAFVKKSPAAQDDQLWLVMEYCGAGSVTDLLKKTKGSCLKEDWISYICREILRGLLHLHTHHVIHRDIKGQNVLLTENAEIKLVDFGVSAQLDRTIGRRNTFIGTPYWMAPEVIACDDNPDSTYDYRSDVWSLGITALEMAEGTPPLCDLHPMRALFLIPRNPSPRLKSKKWSKRFQMFVDSCLVKNYLQRPSTETLLRHSFIRDLPNERQVRITLKDHLDRTRKRRTEKEGMEYEYSGSEDEEDAMNEDEGEPSSIVNLPGESLLRREFLRLQQETHTQTHLLQQTHNQDNYKRQLLADRHKRIQQQQEERRRLEDTGLQWPELQEMMWQEDLDVTEKSRRNHKKQPRDGEQDRTDPESAALAGKLESLDTHLVNLNNVVRIPHVQSRLGSGSTSSPCTPVLQRAAKPQRSMKSSSALTSSRPRFQSEARPS